In Mycobacterium gallinarum, a single window of DNA contains:
- a CDS encoding oxygenase MpaB family protein, which translates to MTLQAENAEQTLDALPLGPDSLVWRYFGDNRMYLIGPRPAVLQNMLAELGQGVLDHSVFFADTAARVKRSLPPIFMTVYGADDDNEGTRVRDFHTNIKGEMPDGSRYHALDPDTYFWAHATFVEQVLYFADTFVKRLTRAEKEQIYLESKTWYRRYGVSERPMPADYDEFERYWNRMIDEIVVAHPTAKYGVGYVTKGFPRPKGVSPVLWRLIAPVFNPVAAFLTTGGMPPRTRDLLGLPWSERQERRYQRFAALWRTRPVNWLWDHLPMRLRYNTFAQTGYARG; encoded by the coding sequence ATGACTCTCCAGGCCGAGAATGCCGAACAGACGCTCGACGCCCTGCCACTGGGCCCGGACTCGCTGGTCTGGAGGTATTTCGGTGACAACCGGATGTACCTGATCGGGCCGCGGCCCGCCGTCCTGCAGAACATGCTCGCCGAACTCGGCCAGGGCGTGCTGGACCACTCGGTGTTCTTCGCCGACACCGCCGCGCGGGTCAAGCGGTCGCTGCCACCGATCTTCATGACGGTCTACGGCGCCGACGACGACAACGAGGGGACCCGGGTCCGCGACTTCCACACCAACATCAAGGGCGAGATGCCCGACGGTTCTCGCTACCACGCCCTGGATCCGGACACGTACTTCTGGGCGCACGCCACATTCGTCGAGCAGGTGCTCTACTTCGCCGACACGTTCGTCAAGCGTTTGACGCGCGCGGAGAAGGAGCAGATCTACCTGGAGTCCAAGACGTGGTATCGCCGCTACGGCGTGAGCGAGCGGCCGATGCCCGCCGACTACGACGAGTTCGAGCGGTACTGGAACCGGATGATCGACGAGATCGTCGTCGCGCATCCCACCGCCAAGTACGGCGTCGGCTATGTCACCAAGGGCTTCCCGCGCCCCAAAGGGGTTTCGCCCGTGCTGTGGCGGCTGATCGCGCCGGTCTTCAACCCCGTGGCAGCGTTCCTCACCACCGGCGGCATGCCGCCGCGGACCAGGGACCTGCTCGGACTGCCGTGGAGTGAGCGCCAAGAACGTCGGTACCAGCGCTTCGCCGCGCTGTGGCGCACCCGGCCGGTGAACTGGCTGTGGGATCATCTGCCAATGCGGTTGCGCTACAACACGTTCGCCCAGACCGGCTATGCCAGGGGCTGA
- a CDS encoding TetR/AcrR family transcriptional regulator codes for MPGADPTTVPDSSSTTEAILDAAVVEFEQHGFRRVALDDVARRAKVSRTTIYRRFRNKDELVAAVIERENVTLFADIANELKQAGPQANYYVEAFTLAILKFRRHRVLDRMIRDEPALVLELAAQHHGAAIVRMAEALRVIFPTGFAERIGEQAVNEFADTILRYAAMALLLPSAQPLDSADDIRAFATQHFLPSLPAALRAALAAD; via the coding sequence ATGCCAGGGGCTGACCCCACGACGGTGCCTGATTCGTCGTCCACGACGGAAGCCATCCTCGACGCCGCCGTCGTCGAGTTCGAACAACACGGATTCCGCCGGGTGGCGCTCGACGATGTCGCGCGGCGCGCCAAGGTCAGCCGCACGACCATCTACCGGCGGTTCCGCAACAAGGACGAGCTGGTCGCGGCCGTCATCGAACGCGAGAACGTGACGCTGTTCGCCGACATCGCCAACGAACTGAAACAGGCGGGCCCGCAGGCGAACTACTACGTCGAGGCCTTCACCCTGGCGATCCTGAAGTTCCGCAGGCACCGCGTTCTCGACCGGATGATCAGGGACGAGCCGGCGCTGGTCCTCGAACTGGCGGCTCAGCACCACGGTGCCGCGATCGTCCGAATGGCCGAGGCGCTGCGGGTCATTTTCCCGACCGGCTTCGCCGAGCGGATCGGTGAGCAGGCCGTCAACGAATTCGCCGACACGATTCTGCGCTATGCGGCGATGGCGCTGCTCCTGCCCAGCGCTCAACCGCTGGACAGCGCTGACGACATCCGGGCCTTCGCCACGCAGCACTTCCTCCCCAGCTTGCCTGCCGCGCTGCGTGCCGCTCTAGCTGCTGATTAG
- a CDS encoding pyridoxamine 5'-phosphate oxidase family protein — MTSLEKIAPPFIDMAHSIVWASAATVDANGHPRSRVLHPIWEWDGTDLFGWIATVPSPIKKAHLAVHPQMSLNYWTPSQDTCSAECLVEWYLDDETRAAVWDKFASAPAPVGYDPRIIPQWADGPTSADFAALRLAPYRLRVMAGAVMMKGEGAPLLWSAQ, encoded by the coding sequence GTGACCTCTCTCGAGAAGATCGCGCCCCCGTTCATCGACATGGCCCATTCGATCGTGTGGGCCTCCGCCGCCACCGTCGACGCTAACGGCCATCCACGCAGTCGGGTGCTCCACCCGATCTGGGAGTGGGACGGCACCGACCTGTTCGGGTGGATCGCGACGGTGCCGAGCCCGATCAAGAAGGCGCACCTTGCGGTACACCCGCAGATGTCGCTGAACTACTGGACCCCGAGCCAGGACACCTGCAGCGCCGAATGCCTCGTCGAGTGGTATCTCGATGACGAGACCCGCGCCGCGGTGTGGGACAAATTCGCCAGTGCTCCAGCACCGGTGGGCTACGACCCCCGGATCATTCCGCAATGGGCCGACGGGCCCACGTCCGCGGATTTCGCGGCGTTGCGGCTGGCCCCGTACCGGTTGAGGGTCATGGCAGGCGCGGTCATGATGAAAGGTGAAGGCGCACCGCTGCTCTGGAGTGCGCAGTGA
- a CDS encoding cytochrome P450: MTSTVDVGALPLVPKNPLPIHRLVKLVRRLDTGQEVIRDAGGTITRIQFGPKNFIPPIVAVMSPEAMRDVLGRSDASSDRCVIHDEVRNMAGDSLFVLPNEQWRPRKRALQPVFTKHNVRNFGGHMSRAAQHFVDRWLAGGDVDLDVECRKIAMQSLGRSVLGVDLNERADTIANCMHVASSYTADRALRPVRAPRWMPTPARRRARAAVRKMRTITDEMVGACRADPTRDAPLVQALLAATDPETGQPISDDDISNDLLIFMLAGHDTTATALTYSLWILGHHPDVQDRVAAEAAAIGDRELTPDDVPALGYTVQVLHEALRLCPPAAGVARLATRDIAVNGYRVQAGSLIAVGIYALHHDPTLWPNPMDFDPDRFSPENVRSRDRWQFLPFLGGGRPCIGEHFARLETTLALATIVRAMKVSSLDKDFDCEVPFTTVAKGPIRAHVDLRH, translated from the coding sequence GTGACCTCCACCGTCGACGTCGGCGCCCTGCCGTTGGTCCCGAAGAATCCCCTGCCGATCCATCGGTTGGTGAAGCTGGTGCGCAGGCTGGATACCGGGCAGGAAGTCATCCGCGATGCCGGTGGCACCATTACCCGCATCCAGTTCGGACCGAAGAACTTCATACCGCCGATCGTGGCGGTGATGTCGCCCGAAGCGATGCGTGATGTGTTGGGGCGCAGCGACGCATCGTCTGACCGGTGCGTCATCCACGACGAAGTGCGGAACATGGCCGGCGACAGCCTGTTCGTGCTGCCCAACGAACAGTGGCGGCCCCGTAAGCGGGCGCTGCAACCGGTGTTCACCAAGCACAATGTCCGAAACTTTGGTGGCCATATGTCTAGGGCCGCACAGCATTTCGTCGATCGCTGGCTGGCGGGCGGCGATGTCGACCTCGACGTGGAATGCCGCAAGATCGCCATGCAGTCGTTGGGCCGCTCGGTGCTGGGTGTCGATCTCAACGAACGTGCCGACACCATCGCAAACTGCATGCACGTGGCGTCCTCCTACACCGCCGACCGGGCGTTACGGCCGGTGCGCGCACCGCGATGGATGCCGACACCGGCGCGCCGCCGGGCCAGGGCCGCGGTCAGGAAAATGCGCACGATCACCGACGAGATGGTGGGGGCCTGCCGCGCCGACCCGACGCGGGACGCGCCGCTGGTGCAGGCCCTGCTCGCGGCGACCGATCCGGAAACCGGGCAGCCGATCTCGGACGACGACATCTCCAATGACCTGCTGATCTTCATGCTCGCCGGCCACGACACCACCGCGACGGCGCTCACCTACTCGTTGTGGATCCTGGGCCACCATCCCGACGTCCAGGATCGGGTGGCCGCCGAGGCGGCGGCCATCGGCGATCGAGAGCTCACGCCCGACGACGTGCCCGCACTCGGCTACACCGTGCAGGTGCTGCACGAAGCGTTGCGGCTGTGTCCTCCCGCGGCGGGTGTCGCGCGGCTCGCGACTCGCGATATCGCGGTCAACGGATACCGAGTGCAGGCGGGCAGCCTCATCGCCGTGGGCATCTACGCGCTTCATCACGATCCGACGTTGTGGCCCAATCCAATGGACTTCGACCCCGACCGGTTCAGCCCGGAGAACGTCAGGTCCCGTGATCGCTGGCAGTTCCTCCCGTTTCTCGGCGGTGGGCGCCCCTGCATCGGCGAACATTTCGCACGGCTGGAGACCACGCTGGCGCTGGCCACCATCGTCCGGGCGATGAAGGTCAGCTCGCTGGACAAGGACTTCGACTGCGAGGTGCCGTTCACCACGGTC